One Tolypothrix bouteillei VB521301 DNA window includes the following coding sequences:
- a CDS encoding RNA-guided endonuclease InsQ/TnpB family protein, protein MKARYQFRFYPTDQQQQLLAQLFGCVRVVWNDALAICKQSEKLPSNNDLQKLVITQAKKTEKRSWLSDVSNIPLQQSVADLGVAYKNFFDSLKGKRKGKKVGSPKFKKKTARQSARFRIGGFSIKGDKVYLAKIGNIKPILSRNLPSTPSSVTVIKDCANRYFLSFVVEVEPVQSDAKNQSIGIDLGIKTFAVMSNGEKAISPDYSKKDRKIRNLQRQLARQQKGSKRRERTRLRIAKKHNKQADTRQDFLHKLSTKVVSENQTIILEDLNVSGMVKNRQLARVISLQGWREFRVFCEAKAEKLNRDFRVINRWEPTSQTCSCCGYRWGKIDLSVRSVLCLSCRTEQDRDENAAKNIEMVGMGHRHDLKRTGSDCQTTSVAICCEPSRITDPLGR, encoded by the coding sequence GTGAAAGCCAGATACCAGTTCCGATTCTACCCGACAGACCAACAGCAACAGCTTTTAGCTCAGTTGTTTGGTTGTGTTCGTGTGGTTTGGAACGATGCTCTTGCTATCTGTAAGCAGTCTGAAAAGCTACCGAGTAACAACGACTTGCAAAAGTTAGTGATTACGCAAGCCAAAAAAACTGAGAAGCGGTCATGGTTGTCTGATGTTTCTAATATTCCATTGCAGCAATCTGTAGCTGATTTAGGAGTCGCCTACAAAAACTTTTTTGATTCACTTAAAGGTAAGCGGAAAGGTAAAAAAGTTGGCAGTCCTAAATTCAAAAAGAAGACTGCACGACAATCAGCACGATTTAGAATTGGTGGTTTTTCTATCAAAGGAGATAAAGTATATTTAGCCAAAATTGGTAATATTAAGCCTATTTTGTCTAGAAATTTACCCTCAACTCCATCAAGTGTAACAGTCATTAAAGATTGTGCAAATCGTTATTTTCTCAGCTTTGTTGTAGAGGTGGAACCTGTTCAATCCGATGCCAAAAACCAAAGTATTGGTATTGATTTGGGAATTAAAACCTTTGCAGTTATGAGCAATGGAGAGAAAGCAATAAGTCCCGATTACTCAAAGAAAGACCGCAAAATTCGCAATCTACAACGTCAGCTAGCAAGACAACAAAAAGGTTCTAAACGTCGTGAGCGTACCCGTCTAAGAATTGCCAAAAAACACAACAAACAAGCAGATACTCGCCAAGATTTCCTACACAAGCTATCAACCAAAGTGGTTAGTGAAAACCAAACTATTATTTTGGAAGATTTGAATGTGTCAGGGATGGTTAAAAATCGCCAGTTAGCAAGAGTGATTAGTTTACAGGGATGGAGAGAATTTCGGGTATTTTGTGAAGCTAAGGCTGAAAAACTTAACCGAGACTTCAGAGTAATTAATAGATGGGAGCCTACTAGTCAAACTTGCTCTTGCTGTGGGTATCGTTGGGGCAAAATTGATTTGTCTGTTCGCTCAGTACTTTGTTTAAGTTGTCGTACTGAGCAGGATAGAGATGAGAATGCAGCTAAAAATATAGAAATGGTCGGCATGGGGCATCGGCACGACCTTAAACGGACGGGGAGCGATTGTCAGACTACTTCGGTAGCTATTTGCTGTGAGCCGTCAAGAATCACCGACCCTTTAGGGCGGTGA
- a CDS encoding alpha-2-macroglobulin family protein, which produces MFPRILLRFLLVLTLMLGIAGCGFVSIAPRKEQLPTVSVLNPPQLPDWIEQISPLSDSEPLNQIRIRFKEALIPVESLDSAEQQGLLKKFEIVPSIPGHFRFLTPRMVGFQVEEALPKATRFQVTLKAGLADLKNHRLNQDLAWTFNTELIKLTDLPGKNPIEKDEIEPIDLQQKLQFTSNTELNLASVRKHLQLLVENKTQNVPFKVELAKEEKTSETQDPLEKFDPSSRQWIYNLIPQESLQKATHYRLEFSPGLLPAYGNLPSEQTFASKLSTYSPLEFRGLQFYGQPDASGTYGRFVQGAPQLVFNNELAASSVIENIKINPAPQAISRIIQANDREKVININPYAFSPSTSYTITIGANIKDKFGQTLGKPITVKYETGDLAGDLWVPEGLNIFPDGKNLQLNISTVNLPDSSYKAAYQVVQPTDLVYFNSAYPKSEGNNLLPQISDWKRFKVSGKKNQSLELSVPIREKLGAATGMLAYGVQARTNTYKENGKELWREPATYGMVQMTNLGVFTQWFPESGLIRVHHLSDGSPAKAAAIAIYQSKLEAKSRPQPVPCASGKTDENGTLRLARDDLRECFAGSQSSTKEPLLLVIAREDRDWAFARTEEYSGAYGYGIDASWEDSKFVSRGVIFSDRQLYQPGEKAWLTGFADYLQNGEIKQDKNAIYQLTLIDPDGQKIDLGTKNTNEFGTFSLELPIKKNQRLGYYTIQAKGKNGQEISGELRVAEFNPPNFKVELNLDKEFAFLDDKVEVQSTSQYLFGSPVEGGQAKYFVTRQQTNFVPKGWEEFTFGKQWFWPEEPPSVPSDVLQANASLDANGKSNQTVVAKDLPYPMIYRVDVQVADVSNLSVANSKTFTALPSDRQIGLKSNFVGEASKDFPFEVIVTDHTGKPQEGQRVLLELQQMKYSNVTQLVEGSATGKTQVEYKTVEKAEITSANKPQSVTLKPNESGSYRIRANFSDARNDTSATDIQIWVTGENPVFWGNKEKDRLEIQLDKTTFKPGETVTALIQSPYSEGELYFAVIKDKPLYQQIVKVKGGAPKIQFQVTPEMLPNAAIEAVLVRQGTPLDRVEPKSLTNLARIGFAPFKVNLDDKYLKVQATPVQASLEPGAEQTVQLELKDNRGNPSKGQFTVMVVNEAVLQLSGYRPPDLVATVYAEQPISTRFSDNRQNVVVEQQALAEPKGWGYGGGLSAGTANTRIRRDFQALAYYNGSAIADSNGQAQISFKVPDNLTTWRVMVVATDGNLRFGNSEATFITTKPLVTNAILPQFARPGDTFQAGLSVTNNTRTTGNLTINGEVSGTVQFVGNNPTSAALQTQSDGATRAYRFPMVASRVGEGKVRFTTQINSASADAFEVPLAIQQLEMTEQVVETGAIVPRKNEVKIPLNIEKNTFPEGEGLDINLASTLIPEIKAPVQQVWENDDFPFAEPSASQLFIAAGLQTLSEKYGQTFAAFNPSKRAYQAIEKLQKLQLADGGFAAFPGEQKADPWVSSYAAESLAKADRSFPGLVDSNMVSRLKTYLQKTLANPGQYEFCKKQPCKSQLQLNALMALAELGDKRNTFLADIYRQRNAFDLSTQMKLTRYLSQFPEWQNESKQLLSKLQQNVYYTSRDASVSLPSSWEWMNSPTAIQAQALRLFIALQYKPEAIDRLLQSLLALRRKGTWQTHYDNAQALTALVEYSQLQPTPPNFVATVRLAGQKLGQQKFEGYRNPTLEVKVPMAELPRGRHDLQLQKSGQGTLHYLVAYRYRLQGNQPGRFNGLRVTREISPVGQDKVLQKVGLYAKDKPLTVTTGQVFDIGLEVIADRPVNHLVITDPLPAGFEAVDESFQTATAALQAKADSWQLGFKAIHRDRAIAYADSLEPGVYQLHYLVRSVTPGTFLYPGAQVHLQYAPEEFGRTSDATLVVQ; this is translated from the coding sequence ATGTTCCCAAGAATTTTGCTGCGCTTCCTGCTTGTCCTGACACTTATGCTGGGGATAGCAGGATGTGGTTTTGTCAGCATCGCCCCAAGAAAAGAGCAGCTTCCCACAGTTTCTGTACTCAACCCACCACAGTTACCGGACTGGATAGAACAGATAAGCCCGTTATCTGATAGCGAACCTCTTAACCAAATTCGCATCCGGTTTAAAGAGGCTTTAATTCCTGTTGAGAGTCTTGATAGCGCAGAACAACAGGGGTTATTGAAAAAGTTTGAAATTGTGCCATCTATCCCAGGTCATTTTCGATTTTTGACACCACGGATGGTGGGATTTCAAGTAGAGGAAGCACTTCCAAAAGCAACGCGATTTCAAGTGACGCTCAAAGCAGGTTTAGCAGATTTAAAAAATCACCGACTCAATCAAGATTTGGCTTGGACTTTCAATACCGAACTCATCAAACTCACAGATCTTCCTGGAAAAAATCCCATTGAAAAGGATGAAATCGAGCCAATTGATTTACAGCAAAAGCTACAATTCACTTCTAATACGGAATTAAATTTAGCTTCTGTACGAAAGCATTTGCAACTTCTTGTAGAAAACAAAACTCAGAATGTACCTTTTAAAGTAGAATTGGCAAAAGAAGAAAAAACTTCAGAAACTCAAGATCCTTTAGAAAAATTTGACCCTTCATCTCGTCAATGGATTTACAATCTCATTCCTCAAGAAAGTTTGCAAAAAGCAACTCATTATCGTCTGGAGTTTTCTCCAGGTTTACTTCCTGCTTATGGTAATTTACCGAGCGAACAAACCTTTGCGAGTAAACTGTCAACTTATTCTCCCTTGGAATTTAGGGGACTTCAGTTTTACGGTCAACCCGATGCAAGTGGAACGTATGGTAGATTTGTTCAAGGTGCTCCCCAACTTGTCTTTAATAATGAATTAGCAGCTAGTTCAGTTATTGAAAATATTAAAATTAATCCCGCACCCCAAGCAATTTCTCGAATTATTCAAGCCAACGATAGAGAAAAAGTTATTAATATCAATCCTTATGCTTTCTCACCTTCAACAAGCTATACAATAACTATTGGTGCTAATATTAAAGATAAATTTGGTCAAACTCTGGGTAAGCCCATAACAGTTAAATATGAAACGGGAGATTTAGCTGGGGATTTATGGGTTCCTGAAGGTTTGAATATTTTTCCTGATGGAAAAAACTTACAACTTAATATTTCTACAGTGAATCTGCCAGATTCCAGTTATAAAGCAGCTTATCAAGTTGTTCAACCAACAGATTTGGTTTATTTTAATTCGGCTTATCCTAAAAGCGAAGGAAACAATCTATTACCTCAAATTTCAGACTGGAAAAGGTTTAAGGTATCGGGGAAAAAAAATCAGTCATTGGAATTGAGCGTTCCCATACGAGAAAAACTTGGTGCTGCTACGGGAATGTTAGCTTATGGGGTGCAAGCACGCACAAATACATATAAAGAAAATGGGAAGGAACTTTGGCGAGAACCTGCGACTTACGGTATGGTTCAAATGACAAATTTGGGCGTCTTTACACAGTGGTTTCCAGAGTCTGGCTTAATTCGAGTCCACCATCTTTCTGATGGCTCGCCCGCAAAAGCAGCTGCGATCGCAATCTATCAATCCAAATTAGAGGCAAAATCCCGTCCTCAACCCGTACCTTGCGCGTCTGGAAAAACTGATGAAAATGGGACTTTAAGGCTCGCACGTGACGATTTAAGAGAATGCTTTGCTGGTTCTCAAAGTTCTACCAAAGAACCGCTGTTGCTGGTTATTGCACGGGAAGATCGAGATTGGGCATTTGCCCGTACTGAAGAATACAGCGGTGCTTATGGCTACGGAATTGATGCGAGTTGGGAAGATAGCAAATTTGTATCCCGTGGAGTTATCTTCTCCGACAGACAGTTATATCAGCCGGGAGAAAAGGCTTGGTTGACTGGTTTTGCTGACTACTTACAAAATGGCGAAATCAAACAGGATAAAAATGCTATTTACCAGTTAACTCTTATAGATCCAGATGGGCAAAAAATAGATTTAGGGACTAAAAACACGAATGAATTTGGAACGTTTTCTCTAGAACTACCTATCAAAAAAAATCAACGTTTGGGCTACTATACAATCCAAGCAAAGGGAAAGAACGGGCAAGAAATTTCTGGAGAGTTGCGCGTTGCTGAGTTTAATCCACCTAATTTCAAAGTAGAACTGAATTTAGATAAAGAATTTGCTTTTCTTGATGACAAAGTAGAAGTTCAATCTACAAGTCAATATTTATTTGGTTCTCCTGTAGAAGGGGGACAAGCTAAATATTTTGTGACTCGCCAGCAGACAAATTTTGTTCCTAAAGGATGGGAGGAATTTACTTTTGGCAAACAGTGGTTTTGGCCAGAAGAACCCCCTTCTGTACCTAGCGATGTTTTGCAAGCAAATGCATCACTTGATGCTAACGGGAAAAGCAATCAAACGGTGGTGGCAAAAGATTTGCCCTATCCCATGATTTACCGCGTGGATGTACAAGTTGCAGATGTTTCCAATTTATCTGTGGCAAATTCCAAAACATTTACAGCATTACCCAGCGATCGCCAGATCGGGTTAAAAAGCAATTTTGTTGGTGAAGCTAGCAAAGATTTTCCTTTTGAGGTTATTGTGACAGACCATACGGGAAAACCGCAAGAAGGTCAACGGGTATTGTTGGAACTTCAACAAATGAAGTACAGCAACGTGACTCAATTAGTAGAAGGGAGTGCAACGGGAAAAACCCAAGTTGAATATAAGACAGTCGAGAAAGCAGAAATTACATCTGCAAACAAGCCCCAATCCGTAACGCTAAAACCCAATGAATCCGGTTCTTATCGCATCAGAGCGAATTTTAGCGATGCGAGAAATGATACCAGCGCAACAGATATCCAAATTTGGGTGACAGGAGAAAATCCGGTATTTTGGGGTAACAAAGAAAAAGACCGTTTGGAAATTCAACTGGATAAAACAACTTTTAAACCGGGTGAAACGGTGACGGCTCTGATTCAGTCTCCTTATTCGGAAGGAGAGTTGTATTTTGCTGTTATTAAAGACAAACCTCTCTATCAACAAATTGTTAAAGTTAAAGGAGGCGCACCGAAAATTCAATTTCAAGTCACACCAGAAATGCTACCAAATGCAGCTATTGAAGCTGTATTGGTACGACAGGGTACGCCTCTCGATCGCGTAGAACCAAAAAGTCTAACTAACTTAGCTAGGATTGGCTTTGCTCCTTTTAAAGTGAACTTGGATGATAAGTATTTAAAAGTACAAGCAACTCCAGTACAGGCGTCGCTCGAACCCGGTGCAGAACAAACAGTACAACTGGAACTTAAGGATAATCGGGGAAATCCCTCCAAAGGACAGTTCACAGTTATGGTGGTTAACGAGGCTGTGCTGCAACTTTCCGGTTATCGTCCGCCGGATTTGGTAGCTACAGTCTATGCTGAACAACCGATATCAACTCGCTTTAGCGATAACCGCCAAAATGTAGTGGTAGAACAACAAGCATTAGCTGAACCCAAAGGTTGGGGTTACGGTGGTGGGTTATCAGCAGGTACGGCGAATACCCGCATTCGTAGAGACTTTCAAGCTTTAGCTTACTACAATGGTTCTGCGATCGCCGATTCCAACGGTCAAGCACAAATTAGCTTTAAAGTCCCGGATAACTTGACGACATGGCGAGTGATGGTTGTTGCTACTGACGGAAACCTCCGTTTTGGCAACTCCGAAGCAACGTTTATCACAACCAAGCCATTAGTAACCAATGCAATACTGCCACAGTTTGCCCGTCCCGGCGATACATTTCAAGCGGGTTTATCTGTGACTAACAATACTCGGACAACGGGAAATCTCACTATCAATGGTGAAGTCAGCGGTACAGTTCAGTTTGTTGGAAATAACCCCACATCTGCTGCTTTACAAACCCAGAGCGATGGAGCTACTCGTGCTTATCGCTTTCCCATGGTTGCAAGTCGTGTGGGAGAAGGTAAAGTTCGCTTTACCACTCAAATCAATAGCGCCTCAGCAGATGCTTTTGAAGTTCCTTTGGCGATTCAGCAATTGGAAATGACCGAGCAAGTTGTTGAAACAGGTGCAATTGTTCCTCGAAAGAATGAGGTAAAAATTCCCCTGAATATTGAGAAAAATACTTTTCCTGAAGGGGAAGGTTTAGATATCAATTTAGCAAGTACTCTCATACCAGAAATAAAAGCACCAGTACAACAGGTTTGGGAAAATGATGACTTTCCTTTTGCAGAACCTTCAGCAAGTCAACTTTTTATTGCTGCTGGGTTGCAAACTTTGTCTGAAAAATACGGTCAGACATTTGCAGCGTTTAATCCTAGCAAACGTGCTTACCAAGCTATTGAGAAATTGCAAAAACTCCAACTTGCAGATGGTGGCTTTGCTGCTTTCCCTGGAGAACAAAAGGCGGACCCTTGGGTTTCTTCCTATGCTGCTGAATCTCTGGCAAAAGCAGATCGATCTTTCCCCGGTTTGGTAGATTCAAACATGGTATCTCGTCTCAAAACTTATTTGCAAAAAACTCTGGCAAATCCAGGACAGTATGAATTTTGCAAAAAACAGCCTTGTAAAAGCCAACTGCAACTCAACGCTTTGATGGCTTTGGCAGAATTAGGAGACAAGCGCAATACTTTCCTCGCAGATATTTACCGTCAGCGCAATGCTTTTGATTTATCAACTCAGATGAAGCTGACGCGATATTTATCTCAATTTCCAGAATGGCAAAATGAGTCCAAGCAGCTGTTGAGCAAGTTGCAGCAGAATGTTTACTATACGAGCCGTGACGCATCTGTCAGTTTACCTAGCTCTTGGGAATGGATGAATTCACCAACGGCGATACAAGCACAAGCTTTGCGGTTGTTTATCGCCCTGCAGTATAAACCAGAAGCGATCGATAGGTTGTTGCAAAGTTTGCTGGCGTTACGTCGCAAAGGGACATGGCAAACTCATTATGACAATGCTCAAGCGCTGACGGCTTTAGTGGAATACAGCCAACTGCAGCCAACACCGCCCAATTTTGTAGCTACAGTGCGCTTGGCTGGTCAGAAATTGGGACAACAAAAATTTGAAGGTTACCGCAATCCCACCTTGGAAGTGAAAGTTCCAATGGCTGAGTTACCTCGCGGGCGTCATGATTTACAACTGCAAAAATCCGGACAAGGAACGTTGCATTATCTGGTTGCTTATCGCTATCGCTTGCAAGGAAATCAACCAGGAAGATTTAACGGTTTGCGGGTGACAAGGGAAATTAGCCCTGTAGGTCAAGATAAAGTATTGCAAAAAGTAGGATTGTATGCTAAAGATAAACCGTTGACTGTCACGACAGGGCAAGTGTTTGATATTGGTTTGGAAGTGATTGCAGATCGTCCCGTGAATCATTTGGTAATAACTGACCCCTTACCTGCAGGTTTTGAAGCAGTGGATGAGAGTTTTCAAACTGCTACAGCTGCATTACAAGCAAAAGCCGACTCTTGGCAACTTGGGTTCAAGGCGATTCATCGCGATCGCGCGATCGCTTATGCAGATAGTTTGGAACCGGGTGTTTATCAGCTTCATTACTTAGTTCGTTCTGTTACCCCCGGTACATTTCTCTATCCTGGAGCGCAAGTCCACCTGCAATATGCTCCAGAAGAGTTTGGGCGTACCTCTGATGCTACATTGGTGGTTCAGTAG